Part of the Vigna radiata var. radiata cultivar VC1973A chromosome 11, Vradiata_ver6, whole genome shotgun sequence genome is shown below.
aCTAGATTTTTTAAgtaatctatatataaaatcatctatatttatataacagACCACTCGTTTAGGTGAGCAGAGGGGCTACTTCCACGACTAGAACCTACGAAGACCAGGTCACAATGCAGCATCCTTATATTCTGCAAAGGCTCGCCctttatataagaaataaaaattctaaaaaaaccCATAACAAATGTTAGTTTCCTCCTATTTCCATATTATTGACTgaattcaatattaaattatcaatatttgtgaaaattatttattttaatagaacaATTAGAACGTACTAATACTTCTGACATACCAAGGACATGTAATGAACATGGTCAGTTCAAGTTTGGTAAGCGTGAAAACAATTGCAGTTTCAATTCAGATTCAAAACGAAGAAAACCAGCATCAAACTcttgagaaaattttaattctcaaaGAGAAAAGTGGGTGCCAAACATACTCCTATAGTCTTTTCGGATGAGGTAATAAGAGGATTGGATGGGAATAATTACCCTACTTGGTAATTTCAGGTTCATCATGGGACACTATAATAAGAGAAAACTACGGCGAAAACAACTTATTGTTCcttggtaaaaagaaaaatggtagCTTACATGAAACACCTTCATCAGTAATATCAGTCATCTTGCACGAGTGGGACATTATCTTTACAGTAAGTTTGTCCATTATTAGTACCTGCAGGCAAGTAACCCATGAACTAGTATGATATGGTAATCAATAAACTCAACTTTTACCCTGTACTTCTTAGTTTCTTTAATGTACCTTCAATGCTTTGTTCAGATGTAAATATGTTTATAGCTGGGGCTACATCTATGCCAGTTGTATTTATACTTGGGGCCACAACATGCATGTGTATCTTACATGTATGGAGTCTAGCCCATAAAGTATAGTGCATACCAGTATAGATATCTGGAGAAAACTGATGAAATACTACACATGATGATCCCAGttccaattaattaataaagcactttagacatgcgaattatataattaagtgtATTCtacaaactttaaataaataatacagaAATGCGAGTCCTTCATTCCTTCTATACCCTGAGGAAAGATAAATGAAATAAGGTGGGattcatccaaccaaataaaatcgTATACCTTCCAAGTCGATTTGGAATCCCCTGTTTTTGTTGACCTTAGCATTTCATGTAATAATCCTGTAAATAAGTCagtaaatagaaattaaacaagtttatctgatcataaccaattaaaatttaaaaggaacAAGAGGAAAACCATAAAGATTGCAATACTGACAAAAGATTTACgaaatatatcaaaaaataaGCAATTCCATATCACAAAAGAGTGCCACATTGAGTTTGGCGATGGTCCAAAATTCTAAAATACTAACTGTAGAGAATTTCTCATGACTTTTAAAGTAACAAATTGATCTGATCAGtctttaaataactattaaaatattcggAGTGTGATTTCATCCATCGTGCAACtttccctctttttctttctatttactAATACAAAAGATATAAGTGAAGAAGCACGGTgaattacaataatataaacTATTGAAAAAATGAAGGGGGATACGTGTGCATCTGCTATACTGACTTTATCTTTGTTATTTGcggaattaaattatttgattatataatattattatattattgaataataCTTATCAAAAATTGATATCCTGGTACTTAAATGACGAATTTAAGTAATATAGCTTTCATTCCGAATGGCCCATAATGAGTTGGGCTACTCACTTGTTGCTTGTTGAATGAACGTATGCTAGTGAGATAAAAGGCAGAGTTTCTCCCAGTGGTGTTTTCTCTCACACCTATGGGAAGGAATTCTCTCAATAATGCAAAGACAAAGATGAAGTCATTCATCACACCAGGTGCACGAACTCTACCTTAACTCTCTAGATAGATTATGATGGAACATATTATGAATAGTGTCTACATCAAAATTGATCAAGGCATGCCATGAAAATTTCCGTCGTGGTCGTGGAGCATACAAATGACAACCCTGAAATAATCACAAGCTGAGCACCCATGGAATAGGCAACGGAACCAAAACCATCCAGAAAACTCAGTCACTACATTCCAACCATAAGCACCCAAAAACCACACTCCAAAGTCCAAACTCAATACACGAAACCATAAGCTAGTTGCCCTAACGTGCTTATCATGTAGCTGATAAAAGGTCGAGCAGTAGAAACCATACGCCaaagatgataataataaacttGAACACTaagattttgttgaaaatagtAACGAAATGCCACAGGTCGAAAAGGCGTGACGAATCATCGATGGGCAACgtaacaaaaacaatatatatatatatatatatgaggaGAAAAGGGGGCTTACGCTCGCGGGTAATTAGCTTGAAACTTTTGCAATCGCCAACATAAGAGGAGGAATCGGAATCGGACATAGACATGTTTGCTTTGCTATGCCGCCCTCTCACTCTTGATTGATCGCTTCAGAGACGACGAGCACAGCCACGGATCGTCGATTGATCACGATGAAAAAGCGTACGCACCAGCACCAGCACCAACACCAACACGCTTTCACGCATAACGAacgaaagagagaaaaggattCAGTTTAATTTGAATGTGAAAAGAGTTTAATACCCATGcactatatttaattttttttaattattatttttaaaattaaaaacgcATCGATGACTATTCATGACGTGTTGGAAAATTGTCAAAAATCCAAAGTTCGATCGAAGCTCCAAATGGCTAGCCGTCCGGCGAGTTTTCTTTTCCGGATTTGGTCAGAGGAATGTGATTAGTAGATTAATTAGggaataattattgaaattgtgattaattttaaatttttcagtagatttattttttaatccaattatTTTCAACTCACTCAAAtccttataaaaaaaactttcgTAAAGAGGGGTGAACCCGATCctcgaaaaaataaaaaataattaaacaatttgaTTTATTCTATAAATATGTAAACAACTATGATAAGCTCTCAAAATCAATATCATAAAAAAGGAAATGTTAATAAATCAAGAACCACTTACTAGaacaagtatttttaaaaacaaaattactcaGATTCAATTATTTCAGAATTACCCAATACTAATAATGAAACTGCTGATTGATTTATTGAGATGTATCATGAAGTGACATGAGTGAGTGgtcaaagttttaatttttatttccaaaactATAGTTAGCTGTGCCTTTCAAACTTTCTTTATCCACTATGCTTGCTATTCACGAATCATATgattttaccaaaaaaaaaatcacatttcaaTATTGGCGTTGTGAaggatttattaaaatatcaatttgattttgataagcATTTCTAAAATTGCTCAATCCCACTACACAGTCCATTAAAAGAACTCATTACTCATCctctgtttttctattttatcattaatgttGTATAGAACATATTCAAACGAACATCTGTTTATCACTCAACACGACTTTTTGAGGTATCAATAAAATCGGACTACTGTGTTTTctggaaaaaaattaatgttgtcTCTTTTTTGTTGGGCCGTGTAGAAAATGATTGTTCACGTCGTTTTATACATCTACCAtcgtgtgtatatatatatatatatatacccgAAACTTCTACAGTTAAAGTCAATCGGAATAGACTAGATACTGTTGATAGATTGTAGCTTGGAATGGACCTCATATATTCGTGAAGGATAATGGtatttttgaaaacattttttttataatatttaaatatgtgattaatctaaaattattttataatcaataattaataataataataataataaccttTGGTGAATCTCCTCTACCGTTATGAACCGTTAATACGGgtgaaataatataatcatcaaaacaataaattttgatgctaagataagttttaaatttatgattctgagaatagattaaaaaatacaCTTCAAAACTAATAAGATGAtattcacacacacatatatatatatatatatatatggtttgctaacttgcgtacgtaTGTTCTGTTTTTCAGTTTTAGCCATGTGtatcgggtttcagtagacaaaaatatctttatatcatGAATTTTTAAGGTtgagggtattttaataattttcattctcaaaattaaaaaaataaaaaaagaaactcccaaacccttatccacctctctcattcctctcaaccctttctcttttatctctttcactccaatattttctctgtcattcctaCTCTAatctcaattgaaaaaaaatcataaatacttgccttattttaataattttcattctcaaaattaaaaaaaagaaaccccaaacccatCATCACCTCCTTCATCCCTCTCAAtcatttctccttcatctctctcactcaaacattatCACATTATCTCTGTCATATCTGCACTAGCTCCAAgtaaaaaaaacactcattattaaataaaatggttaggaaaaaaatatttatataaataaacaaattaaagcacctaattttttctttatataattttaaataaaatttcaagatttagaatttttattgtttgattttatggttgagaattttattgtattttgatttgttttttgtttagtaAAGGAATGTTATGTAGTAGTCTCataatgtaaaggaaggatgcgcataagtcttggtgcaagttgcgCGATgactgtaatatatatagtgaagataatgaaattaaagagattttaaatgaacttttttcataaggtgaatatgtcaatgacttaactatttacaaaagtaaattgtttaataatgagtgcttttttagttgggactagtgtagagatgacagagaaaatgatgtttgagtgagagagatgaaggagaaagggttgagaggaacaAAGGagatgagtaagggtttggagtttctttttttagttttgagaataaaaattattaaaataagacaagtgtttctgatttttttcaagaatgaaagagatgaaagagaaagggttgagaggaatgagagaggtgggtaaggctttgggggtttctttttttattttttaaattttgagaatgaaaattattaaaatacccttaaccttaaaatttagaattcattatatatatatatataagggtatttttgtctactgaaatccggtacacattgctaaaatgtatcaactgaaaaaTAGACGTacacaagttagcaaacccctatatgtatatatatattttaaattaaattttttaattaatatgaaaattccaacattaaattttgatatttcaacaaaaaataaaattgaaacatatATTGTTCAATAAATGATTACATCGATGgttgaaattataataatgaataattttaatttctaaaattgacaaagagaaaaaaagaaattattgtttttatattaacaaacaTTAGCATATATATTcgatcaaataaataaataagttatatgGTCCATTCAGCTTTATTAAgagaatattttgatatatagttattagtgtaaatatatatttattaattatatatatatatatatatatatatatatatatatatatatatgacaaaaTTTCTGTAATTTATTAATGGGATATTCTTTAAAACCATATACATGGTATTTTGTAAATCAGATAAagtattacatatttatattgttttgttaattattatatatacattatatttgttaatatttttttatatatttttaatattatcgcATGAATTACAAAACCTAAAAATCTTATCATTCATTTACCATACCCATTCTTTCTTTATCTAAactcttatttaaatataagagaGTCAAGTAGATCTCCTTGCATTCTAATTCTTAAGAATACATATTAGAATTTTTCAATCCACTTAAATCTTGTCTTTAAATATCCATCAggatcttataaaataaattagttacattactttttaactattttgattattgattttattaaatatttatgctcttctaatgatttttttttttaaaaataattttcacgTGTGACACGCCTAAATAGATTGGTggtattatgtatatttttcttgGTTACTTctacaatttttctttctatttaatACAGTACATAAACCATTTTCACAGTTGAAAATCCCAAGGTTGTGTACTTTTTGATATAGTCACCAATTAATATTCCATGCCTCTTTATTCTTAAGCACTTTTAAGATATAGTGATTCTATTATCTGAATTGGTAAAGAATTACCATGCTCATAGCCTCACTATATTTAAGTTACCTATAACATCATAGCCTATATATCTTTCTCCAATCTAAATGTGAAATAAATGTCATTTAAAACAAGGATAGTAAACATCAAAATAGTTATAGTTTTATAGCTGAGTACTTTAATTAACATTGACGAATTTCTCTTTATCAGATCaacaacattgaaaaaaatGCTATGTCAAATCTTATGAAGTAATCATTATGTAACTTTTAGCTACcgaatgattttttaaaagaatgttATTCTTATtggttaaatgaaaataagttaaatatattatacaaatattatagaAAGAATTTCtctattgttattaatttactGTCTGATGGTGTTTagatttattgtaaatttataattgtgttTATTCCTCATAGGCAGTAGATGTGGTTACAACCCTCTAGAGTGAAGCCTCAAGTGCAGAACAGTGTGAGACTATGAAGCGAGAAAGGTGAGATCCAAGAACTACCCAATTAAATTATCCTAACAACATATACAGTTCACTGACTCAACTCATTCTCATATTTTCTGTTACATGCTTTTGCCAATTACAACCATTATGCCTAATGTCTCAAAGCACAAATCATTCCATGATATTCAATGAATTCGAGAAGCAGATCAGCAGCCAACCTTCTGGAAGGATTTGAACAGTTGTTTGTGTTATGAATGCCCTGAGTTGAGTACTGGAAACCACGATTTTTCCAAATACAAATAACTTATATCTAACATTAATCTTTAGGCGTCAAAACTCTGATAAACTTTTCAACTAAATTCATGACTGTTTCTAACACGACAGCAGGGAAAACAAAAACTCACCAAAGGCTATCCCAAATAAGGgataaaacagaaaaaggaacaaggaatgtttatcattttctaaatgaataaacaaataaatgcaATGATTTCTGATAGACGGAAGTTCATcattttacaagaaaaaaaagaagccaGATAAAAGTAACTACTAGTTTTAGCTCCTTCTCTCTCACCGTCTAAGATGTTTAAACACGAGTCCTTTACTTTATATCCATACATGCACAACTCTATTTACATAAGAGAGGAATTGAACATAACACAAATACACTGTTCATCTCCGAATGAAATGCACGTCCCCTGATTGTTGATCAACATGCTTAATCCATCGACGTCCCGTGCTATTACTTCCGCAAGCAGACACGTGTGCCATGTCGAGTCCCTTCCCCACGGGAAGAAACGCCGAACGAACCACGCGACGAGAAGAACCCTGCGCCACCAAGCTCCGCCAGATGAAACCCTTGGAAGTTGAATTCGCGTTCTTGCAGAGCAACACAGCGCCTTTGTTACTCAGCTTCGCCAGCCTCAGCACGCGTGGAAAGTCCTTCCTCCGGGAATCCACAACCAAGAAGTCCACGCCGACCAAACCCTGAATAGCCTCCTCCGCCTCTCCGACCACGATCTCCGCCTCGACCCCTGCCTCGCCCATTCTCTCCGCGTACTCCGACCTCGCGCGCTCGTCGGGAA
Proteins encoded:
- the LOC106777348 gene encoding uncharacterized protein LOC106777348, whose product is MKLTWSPERASRAYIHTVQSCRVLSESGVAEFISAMAAGWNAQLIVETWSQGGPIATSIGLAVARSHTCGRHVCVVPDERARSEYAERMGEAGVEAEIVVGEAEEAIQGLVGVDFLVVDSRRKDFPRVLRLAKLSNKGAVLLCKNANSTSKGFIWRSLVAQGSSRRVVRSAFLPVGKGLDMAHVSACGSNSTGRRWIKHVDQQSGDVHFIRR